In Limanda limanda chromosome 3, fLimLim1.1, whole genome shotgun sequence, the sequence ATAATAATATTTTGATGCCAACATGTATTTACAGTGACAGTATATAGTTCCTGgatgacctgtgtgtgtgttacctgcagcAGCCAAACACTGTGCACagacaacattttattatttcatgagTTTGTTTGAAGTATGATAAATGTACCTAGTACTTCTACATCTGTATGTAAATTAATATGTTGTGGGCAAAACATGCAATTCCAACAAGTGTGATGGGCATGTTTTCCCCAATATTTTTCTGCAGCCACATAACAATCCAGAAATCAATCCTCAGGTTGATAATCTCAAGAGCCTCAACATGGAAACCTTATAATACCAACAGGTATTTACAGTATATAGCACAGTAGCAGTATATAGTCGGTGGATGACCTGTGTAttacctgcagcagctgaacagACTGTATGGCTCATATACTGGTGCCTCTGAGAAGTGactgtgtaaaataatcatCCTCAGCTTGAATCTATTATCACCTGATCCTGCACTAGTTTCTCGTCTTCCAGCCCCACACACTCAACCTCCTCACGTTTAACCCTTTCCTCCTCACCTCTAGAGTAAATGTTTTCCTTCGCCCCCACTCAAATGAATAATTTTCAGTGGGGAACTTGTCTCTAACCTTTTCCTACTCCCTTTTGTTTGGCTTTTGTTTGGCAACAGCTGTTATCatggatttctttctttctttttttccttttttttttggtcagcTGTGATTGCTCCGGGCAAAACAGGAGCAGATGGTGTTTTGCTATGCATGAATGGAGCGTTAGAGGAGTTGGACTGAATAGGCCAAGTTTTGAATGGTGTCTACACAGCACCTGCCTCTTGTAGCAGCAGGGACATCCTAGTGGCATGATCTGTCTTGGCTTCGCTGGCATCGTCAgggataaaagaaagaaaggaaggggGGACCTCGTTGGGTTCCGTCCATATTTATTGATTTTCCTGCAAGTAGTGGCATAATGTGGTGTACAGTCAGTTTGAGTTAATTGGATGTGACACAGCGTGCACGTGTAATCTATCACACTGGTCTCCCGGTACACTTTATCAGTTTTGTTGCCATAGAAACATGTTGGCTCTGTAATAGCCTATATTAACAGGCTAAGTAAGTTGCAATAAAAGACAATTTCGGAGTCGGGATCCTCTGCCGAACACAAAGCCTATAAAATAAATCGGAAAGTGGCGGCGGGGGGGAAGAGCGAGCTGCGGTTTACACTCTCAAACCAAACAAAGTcctaaataaaaagaaactgcTTTCGTTTCCATGCAACACAGCGACATCTGTCAACCTCTGGGGCACGATGATCTGTCACAATAAAGAAAGCTTGCACAAATCACTGACAGCTTTTTTCCCTTCAAATCGACTGTATAACTCATCAGAGAGTAAATGCTCCAGATGCATTTGTTCCGCTAAACACTGACAATGCACAATAACAGACTGAGCTAGCCGCAACAATCTGAAACAAACCAGCGCCTCATATGCTCCCTGATGTTATTGTGATGGTGATAAACAGTTTTTCTTTGGACTTCAGATGTTTATGCCACAACCTTTATGACGCTGACAGCAGAATTATGGGGGTTTGCTTATTGTCCCTCAGTTTAGCCTGTGCTCGACTGTCTGTTAAATAATACATTCAAGAAAATCTGTGCTATTAGCATGAATCTAATGATCCATCAAGGTAAGGGTTGGTATGTTCTTtctgaaaaactgttttaaatctAATTTGTTAAACTTAAacactggttttattttatattcttttacTTTTAAGGGCTCAGATTTGACTATGTGTTTCATACTCTACGATTTATTTagattaagtgtgtgtgtattttttttagtcCATGTTTCGGTGAGCTTGCAAATACAAATTCTAATTAACTCTTAATGTTGACAAGACTATAaagtattaaattaatttaagttAAGTTGAAATCTTCTTTACGTCCCGATAGCCATTAATAAATAGagtctgaaaagaaaaaagctggTGTCTGGTCCATCGCAGGACTGTCCCAAACATCATTGGCtggctgaagcagagacgatagTTAGAAGTTAGAGAGCGAGTCATGGCTCctagcagttgtcagtcagtgcacgttcatttttttttgtggagggcTGATGGGAAGGGGTGGGATGTATCAGTCgcaagtgtagcctgctcttgctaacttttccaggattaccaacccgaGCTTTAAGCACCtttaaaatcattaaaatgCTGGCACCTCAATGTGACCTCATCAACTCTGCGGCAATTTCTTCTGAAGGTATGAGATTCAAACATGGATCTTAAACGTGAGGGAACAGCAGATCTTTGTTCGTTTCTTTGCTGCTCAtgagaaaatattattattcattgtCATAAACATCTGCCTGCACCTTTCCCTCTGGCTGTATTTACTACGTGTATGTGGCGCATatatgaggagaagaagaagattgtATCAGAGTTGATTTAGCCGATTGGTGCACAGGTCAAAAGACTGACTGGACTAACCATATAACAGGGCTGAGTCAGTGTCACCAAGGCAACCTCACTGCACGGGTATCCAAGGTAAAGGCCAAAAAGACGGAGAGGAAACATGTGATTATTTACACTGGAGCTCATAATTTCTGTAGAAAAGCATTATCCTTGGTGTCATTTCCTGCCTCTTTTATTAAGAGCCATTTTAACGTCCCAACTCACAGATTTAGATAAGATTATCAGAGCACTTGTGAAAGggtataataatatttatactAGTCCCCTGAAAGTGCCATTGACTTTTGCTCAGAGGCATCGTCTGTGGCACCGCTTTAGTCTGGTGGGTCAAAAGTTCTCTAAACAAGCGTTACCATTGGTCAGGGATGTCAACAGTCCAACCAGCCCTGCAGCCCCCAAACAAAGTTCACCATTCATCTCAGAGGTCAATAGTTCCCCCTCTTGAAGCTCATCATGGCAAGGTCAGGAATTCCTTAAAACGCGTTTGACTAGAGGCCTGTAAACAAGGCTTGGCATTGGACTTGTAGGTTCAGCTGTCTCTGCCCTGGACCAGGTCTTATCAGAGAAAAAAAGGCCtgttgtggattttttttctttccctcttaaGGGAGACAGAGTTTGGTGTCCGAGCAGCTCCTGCATCTGTGAGCTGAGAGTCCAGACTGTGAGATTGGCCGCGGCGTGGGTCTGATGGTCAGATGGTCAGTGTCAGCAGGGCCTTTGTTAGGCTCACATTGTATCTGTGCACCGAACGGGAAAACAACAAAAGAGCCAAATaaatcattagaaaaaaaaaagtagcgAATCCCCCATAGCCTACACATCTGACTCCTTAGTCATCGTTGGCACGGCGCCGAGTGACTGACCTCGgttgggaggagggaggacaatTAGGTCACCTCATGATTGCATTACTCAAATGACATATTAATGTCATAGTGCCCTTCATGCATTTCATCAGCGCTGCTTAAtgatgaggacagagagaaagagagacgagCATGGCTCATATTGATTGCTTCATGCCTCTATGATCATATTGcactgtggaaaaaatatatttatcttgcaGATACAAGTGTACAGCACCAAGCAGGtgagatttatttattcacctATTCAAATTAAACTTCACTCCATTATAGACGCTGCAGTGTATTATCTTagtgaattgtgtgtgtgtgtgtgtacagcaaTGTTTTGAAAATACCCGTAACCTTTTTATTGCGGAGTCCCATAACTCCAACCCTTGCTGAGAGATATTTGTACACACAGTGACCGCAGTACTGAGGGGTTATGGAATAACAAGGAGCTCCATGCATTATTAATGGGCTCTGCTGTGAATCTGTTCAGAATAATAACAGCCATTTCCCAGAGCCTCattactgtgtgtttttaaagcatgtgtTTGGTATCCATGGACACCCCGCTCTCacattctcctcttctcccctcgTATTGAGATTCAGGTCATGCGCGGCACttgctgtttttaattttcatttcatcataaGCACTTTAAGACTGTTGCCAGCACTTATTTGCGTTTTTTTCCTGCAGACCTCTTCACTCGGGCTACTGACAGGACAGATGCTGCAATTAATCAAGGCAGAGAAATGGGCATGGTTTCCACTCGGAGCTGATGAGCCAATCGCAGCAGCGGCATCGGCATCAGGCCTGGGCCCTGAATTACCAAATGCTTATTCGAAAAATTGACTAATTGAAAACAAACTCAAATTTAAAAATTCTATCAAGCTGCTATCACAGAAGCACAGGAGCAGATTCTCGGTGCTAATTTGTAACTAACATTAATGTCTCAGCTGCATGggggaaaagggggaaaaaagaaactaAGGCCCTTCTTTGGCCAGTGGATTCACAGCCTATTGTGAAGATATGATAATTATTGTTTGCCTGCCTTCCCTCCCCCGCTCACCATATTATTCAAGGGAGCTCAGCAAACCCCTGGGGACGTCTTGGAAATGAAGCGATTTTTAAAGGGAGTAAGAAAGAAGCAGAATCCAGTGCACTGGTGTGTGAGAAGGGGACTGTTATTGAGACAAGTACCAGTTACATGCTGACCTTGTCCAGTATCaacactgtttctttttcttacaCACAAGTTACAATGGACTTCCATTCAAATCACTGATAAACAGCACACACGAGAATAATGCCAACATTAATGCTCATATGTCCCTGCAAAGTATTTCCTTCTACGCTCATAGATTTACTCCAATGAaacatacacattttattttgtgtatgtcTGAAAGAACTGCGTGCTATGAATatttatcagttttattttcaatagCTTAACAAGGAGATGTTGAAACCTTTTAAAAGAATATGGCTTAAATATCTTTTGAAATAAACCGATTccttcaaataaatatttgtgattGATAGTTTAATTTTGAACAGCGACACAAAGAAATATATACTTCATACAAAATTATGGCTACTATCATATTAGAGATGGAACGTCTCTGGATTCCACTTCATGGcccagcaaaaaataaaaaccctaaACATTTAGTGAATTTTTCCCCGACGTTAgcggaaaaaacacattttctagaGCTCTGTACCAATAAGCATTTATtctatggacattttccagaagcAGTTGGGTTTGTAAGCAAAAGTACAAAGAAAATGAATCGCTGCTATTGTAACTCataaaaaagtataaaagaGCAGAAATGCACTATGTGATATAGCAATCCACAGGTCGTTTAACAATGTTTTAATTAAAGCCTCACATATTAAAACTTTACAACAGGTGATATGAAAAATGtacaacattttcagttttttttcagGGACTTCTGTACAGCTGGCAAAAATACCTCCGATGCCTCTTTAGTTGGCTTTGGCAGTGCAACAAACTGGCTCTgctagttttttcttttttaaacaatgaCAGTATCAAGGAGCAGAGTAAAAATACATCAATCCCCAAACGATCTTCCTTGATCCAGAAATTTGTATTTACCATAAAATATCCCCtttgttacacaaaataaaaacatgatttaattgTTAAACATctgaagtaaaaacaaatagattaaagatgtttttttttcatggggGTGCCAGTTATACGCTTTTGGGCAAATCACCTGCAGGGTAGATTACTGGATAAAGGAGGTCTTGTCTCTCCCCACTCTACAAAACATGTACAGCAGATTACAGCTACAGTTTGATGATGTGATTACATAAATGATTTATGGCAATCTCTGACTCAGTCTGTTCAGTCCTTCATATTTTCAGTTCCCCTTTTTCTTCACGACACCGTCTTTGTGTGCGACATAGGTCTGAATGTGTTCAAACACCACCGGGCCTCCGACGCCTGACTATTTTGATGATTTCCTCTATGCTGTTGTTGCTCAGTTACGTCTGCAAGAGTTGATTGTTAAGAGAGGAAGGTTGGAGTGAAGAAAGTGTCATTATATACTGGCCAGTGTGGGAACAAAGACTTGATGTGTGGGTTCACTGGTTTCCACCTGTGAGTCACTAAGTCCAGGCGACAGCTGATAAAAATCCTTTTGTGTAAACGCATGCAAAATGTACTTTTGCTGCGATGAGCTGACGACTCTGGCCTCATAAATAAAGCTttattgttaaataaaacagCGAAAGACGCACGTCTTCCAACATATTGTGTGCCCAGTCAGTTTAAATTGACAACTGAAAgacctcacaaacaaacaaataaacaatcgCTGGGCGCTCGCCCCTGTCATAGCTCAGCCTATTTTATAGACAAAACCCCAGCTAACATGTTTTACTTCCTGTACACGCATGTGCATATCCGTCTATAACAATGGACAAGTTCTTTGTATAACAttctaaatcttacacacttcTTAAGTGCAACTTAGAAAAGCAACGTGGaatgatgcttttatttttattcctgtTCTTTGAGATAGGATTTCCATTTGGCTCAGTAAATGCTGACCTGGGACAGGACCTGAGCGTGGGCCTGGATTTGGGAGGGGTGTGGTTGCTGCTGTTGGGCGGGCTGGGGGCTGCCGAGCGACGCAGACCCTCCCACTGAATGTGGTGTGCCAGGGGAATGCTGGGGTGGGGAACACTGGGACTGGTGCTGttgttgctgatgctgctggagATGTTGAATCTGCTGCTGATGCATTTGATGCTGCAACTGCATCTGCTGCAtctgcatctgctgctgctgctgctgctgttgttgctgctgctgctgttgttgctgctgttgttgttgctgctgctgctgttgctgctgctgaatgtggtgctgctgcagctgctgctggaggtggtGTTGGAAATGCTGATGCTGCATCTGTTGCTGGATTTGCTGGTgatgcatctgctgctgctgcatctgatGGTGCTGAAGgtgctgctgcatctgctgctgctgttgctgctgctggatgtgcTGCATCGCATGCTGCTGCACTGGTTGCATGGGCGGGCTCATCTGAGCTGTGGACTGGGCACCCGCCACCATACCCCCTCCGGCACCCATCTGGCCAAGCTGCTGCGGTGACATCCCGGAGGACATGTTTGGGTGGGAAACTGTTACGGAGGTCACAATCTGACTTCCTCCCAGTCTCATCTGCAGAGGCTTTGGGGCTATGGCCCTTGGAAGTGCTAGTTGGAGGGCCTGGGATACTGCTGACATGGAGGGGTGGTGGTTGAGGGGTGAAGGCATCACCAGGCCTGGGGAGAGGCTGGTGGAGGCCAGGGTCTGCTGCACAGAGCGGATCGTCTGAGCCTCTGCTGATTCTGCTGCGGCCTGGATgaagaaagaaatatatttaGACATAGACAATAtttacaaagtcaaaatgttcacaTCTGAAGAATGCAAATCCATATATAAGTACACTGTGCTTTTTGTAGACCTCAGATTGCATCTGTCATTACCAACGAACTTTCTACAAATGCATAAACAACAAGACTCTTGAAATTCAATTCACTGCACTGTCTAATTAACACATTTTTCAGGTgaaaaaaagcagcagtttcTCACCTTGGAAACCAGGCTAGCACGATACGCTGCGAGGGCCTTTAAATATTCTTTCTTGGCAGCTTCTGTTTTGCTTTTGTAAACCTGTAGCGACAAAAAGATATGTGTGAATAGACAAATACATGTTCTTGCCTATTTACTAAGACGACATACGTTACACACAGTATATAGTTATATAGTTTGCATAAATACACAGTTGTATTTTGTATCACTGTTCAACTGGTCTGAAgaacaaaaatgtataatacCTGCTTCTGCTCCTCTCCCAGACCGTCCCACATGGACGCCACGATCTTGGAAACTTCTCCGAAGGTGGCGTTGGGATTCTGTCCCTTGATGGCGGCCTGGGTGTCTCTGAAGAACAGGGCATAAGCCGACACCGGCTTCTGAGGCTCATTGggatccttcttcttcttctttttaggAGTCTTGGGCTTCTTTACGGGATCTATGGGAGCCGGTCGCTTCTCACCAATGACCTGCAATAAAAGGCATTTTTTAGATAAgaaatcttttaaaatattgGTCCATCACCATACAGCTAagtcctcttcctcaccctgtTGCCGTCATCCTGGTCATCTTCGTTTATGGAGCTGGAGGGCGACGGCGTGGCCGACTTGCTGGCCGGCGGAGACGGGGAGGTGTGGGTGATGTTGGGTCCCCCCATGTTTAGGCTCAACTGTGCGTTAAGTTGGGATTGGTTGATGGTGGTCAGCTGATTCCGTGATATCATGCCGTTGGTGCTGTTCATGTTGATGATGGACTTCATCACCATGGCTGGGTTTTGCGGGTACTGGCGGTGGTGGCCTGGCCCCATGTTCTGTGATACAAATGCAAAGAGAGAAACTAATCAAATATGGAACATACACACAGTTAGGAACATACACACAGGTCTGATCAGCCTGTGGTGGTCCTGCCTTAGCAGAGGGTGTCTTGTGATTGTTAAAGCAGAAACACTGACGATGCAAAGGTATGCGACTGATGATGAGTCCCTTACATCTCCTAGTGGTCGCCAACATATACTGGTATATGCTTTcacactgctgcacaaagattCCTCTGTGCTCACTGTGACAGCCTGCTGCCCTGTGTACCAAGATCATGGAGCTATATCCCTTTACCAGGGAGGAAATCGGGTCATTGGATTCGTTGGATTGTTATGTGGCAGATCACATGTCACAACGTCCTGGGTCTTAAATGTCTCTATTACAGGCCATGATAAATTATCTTGACACCCGAGGAGCCAGCTTTATAAGCCAGTAATAGATGGCTACACAGCTCAGTTGATTCATTTCAAAACTCTATTGTATGGAAATCTGTGACAGTTTTGACTGGCCGCTCCCTGGAGGGGAGAAGTGGACTCACTTCTCCCTGCACTGTGGTACATAACTTCAAATTCCACTATACAGTCACCGTTTTGTATGCATGCACCTACATATCAGTTCAGCTTGAGGTGGCCACACGCCTACATGCTTTGGTGTAATGCAACTTTAGAGTTAGAACTATGAAAGAGGAACCTTTCATAAATCATGTTTGACCACCTAAGAGTGGAAAACAATACTTCTATATAATCAAATCCATAAATCAACCAGTTGAAGGTATGAAGCTTTAAGAGATTTGGACGGGTCCCCTCCCCTCTACTGTTGAGGgtaaaatataataacattttCTAAATCTCTGGCACTTTTCTCCtagtaaaaaaacattaagttcTTGAAAGAGTCTTAGAGAAGGTGTAGGAAACGTGTTTGCATTGATTGTGGCACGGATGAAATTACGAAGCCTGCCAGCTCCCAAGAGTGAAGACTGATCAGAGAGCCCACAGAGCTGACATGGAACAGAGGAAGGGGACGTGAACACAACAGAAAAGGTGATTTGTTCTCCCTGAATACATCCATCTGGTATTCAGCAGCACAAACTCAATCTCTCCCAACATCAACACATCATAAACCCACGCACCTGGctttattgaaagaaccttatGAATGCCCGTATTCCAAAACAATATTGGAACACTGTTACAGACAGAAACATATTGGATCTACAATCCATTCTCTCTCATATGCCATGTCTACTGCTTATCATAAACGCAATCTATGAAGTGAGAACAGATTCACATTTCATGTGCGAGGAAGATTCTGCGGAAAAAAGGTGGAATGGGAAATCGAAGACATATTGGgattcttcaaaataaaaaaaagaaaaggatgctttttgttttctcacaaATAAAAGCTGCGATAAACAAGCCTGTGACCAAATGACACATATCTGAAACCCGCCACGTTCCAATTGCTATTGTCATCTTCATTACCGCGAACACGGTGGCTCGCAGTTTGCCCTCTGCTCGCTGTGAACATCAAAGACGCGCACACTGAGCTCATTAGTCGTGGCCATCTGTATAATCACACTTCTGCCCAATCCCAACGATGCAGTTTCGACTTAGAGAAATGGCCCGTGCTGCCATTTTGTTTGGAATATGATGATTTCTTTTAAATGCCCTttggatgtaaaaaaaaaaaaaaatgcgctGACGAGCAGAGTTAatcttaaaaaaacatcacatcaaACCCAACAGCAtgctaaatgttttatttcaccaCTTATTACTGCAATAACTGGAGTGGCATCACTTTTTTGCTGCTTATGTTACAGAATAGTTACGTCAGTGAAACGCCAGCATTAGCACGTCTGATTCGAATGAAAAGATAATGGCTAAATCTTAAATAACAGCCTTGATTGTGAATATGAATCCGGCACTAGGATGTTTATTTATGTCCCTCTGCCGTCTCATTTGCATTTTGATTGCAGCATTGTCAGCAGTCACAGCAGACATCCAAGCAGATATTTTGATAGCGATCGTAAATCTGCAAGTAAGTCCTTATCTTGAGTACACAGTGGCCAGATGTGCCCTCCCCAgtcaggattgtgtgtgtgtgtgtgtgtgtgtctaggtgTGTCTTTGTGTTCGCACGTCAAACACTAACAAGCTGAAAACTACTCTGCAATCAATAAAGGTCTCTTTTTGTGCAATATTCCCCATTGTGTTGCGTTTAATGTCAAAGCTGAAATAGCTGGCTTCCACATAATGTTGTTAAGCACACAAGAagtaaagaagaggaagaaatgtGCTTGTTTGGTGCATTATTGTCGGCTTCCAAACACTCCACATGTAGC encodes:
- the tox3 gene encoding TOX high mobility group box family member 3, which codes for MDVRFYPTAAGTTIPGEPANMDFAHCLGYYNFNKFQNNNNYMNMAEANGALLAGGDTFHTPSLGDEEFEIPPITPPPETESSLGLSDVDSPFPAMPEPPGPHRGPLIPQFPPQSLDLPSITISRNMMDQDGMSVNTGQPVNMGPGHHRQYPQNPAMVMKSIINMNSTNGMISRNQLTTINQSQLNAQLSLNMGGPNITHTSPSPPASKSATPSPSSSINEDDQDDGNRVIGEKRPAPIDPVKKPKTPKKKKKKDPNEPQKPVSAYALFFRDTQAAIKGQNPNATFGEVSKIVASMWDGLGEEQKQVYKSKTEAAKKEYLKALAAYRASLVSKAAAESAEAQTIRSVQQTLASTSLSPGLVMPSPLNHHPSMSAVSQALQLALPRAIAPKPLQMRLGGSQIVTSVTVSHPNMSSGMSPQQLGQMGAGGGMVAGAQSTAQMSPPMQPVQQHAMQHIQQQQQQQQMQQHLQHHQMQQQQMHHQQIQQQMQHQHFQHHLQQQLQQHHIQQQQQQQQQQQQQQQQQQQQQQQQQQQQMQMQQMQLQHQMHQQQIQHLQQHQQQQHQSQCSPPQHSPGTPHSVGGSASLGSPQPAQQQQPHPSQIQAHAQVLSQVSIY